A window of Oryza glaberrima chromosome 2, OglaRS2, whole genome shotgun sequence genomic DNA:
AGGACTATGATGGCCATGGTGAGGACGACGTCGAGGTTGATGTCGTAAAGCATGATACTTCTGTGGTGCGTAGGATGGTAGTGTCGAAGTGCTGGGGAGAGGAGGGTCAGCACGCCGACGGTCACCATGATGGCGCACATGGCAAGGTGCGGTAATGTGGTCGTGACGGCGTGGCAGACGAAAGGGTACCTCGTGTAGAACAGGTCGTAGAGGAAGCCGAGCTCCACTTCGATCACCTGGAAAGCTCTAGTGCTGCCTTGTTCTAGGAGGCGATTGAGAACCAGGTTCCTAGTCTTAGCCAAGCCGGACTCGGCCAAGGGAAAGTTGCCGCACCTCCGCCGGAGTAGCTTGAACAGAGCAAAAGAGAGGCAAAGATCCCGTCGCCGATCTGAGCTTTTTAGCAGCCATCCCTTGCACTGCCAGACCCTCTCCACCGTCACCAGCTTATCGTTGTGATCTTCTTTCTTGATCTTCTTGATGTAGTCGGGCGCCTCCGTCACCGTGTTGTCCGTCTCTTCCCCCCTGACTATGTACATGTAACCTACCATGGGATCGGGATTGGTATTGGTATTGGTATTTGGATCTTcggcgccgccatggctggACTCGGTCTGGTTGATCATGTAGTCAGCAATGAGCTGGTTGTCCCTCTGCAACCCCTCGGATTGTAGGGCCTGCCGGTAGCTGAGTGCGCTCAACGCAATCTTCCCCAGGCTGACCAACCACACTCCAAAGACGAACAACTTGAGCTTCGCGGAGAGCACGTTGGAGTAATACTGGAGCAGTATGGTGACGTAAATGACCTGGAGGCCTCGGTTGAGCAGGATGATCCCGGGGCTCTTGACGTCGGCGAGGGAGTAGGCGGTGATGGTGTCGGAGCTGGCGAGGACGAAGAGGAAGAAGCAGGACCAGACCAGGAACAGCTCGTGGTGCATAGGGGTGGACTGCATGAGACCGATGGTGTAGGCGGCGAGCGGGTACGACACCGCGAAGGCGCCCCACAGGATGAACCGGACCATGGCGCTGCCGCTGTAGCGCCTCGAGGAGCCGAGGAAGACGAGCAACGCGAGGACGACGGAACAGAGGAGCACCAGGGCTTCGATCCGGGCCAGCTGGCGGAGATCGCAGTCGGGCGGTAGTGCCGCGGTCGCATTGCATACCCACATCTCGGCTCTCCGGTCTGAACTCGCAAGCTAGAAATGATGAAGGTAGCTAATGTTCTAGAGAGAACGATTGTCACTGTGTTCGAGACTTCGAGGATGAATGAACCTGGCTGTATGCACACGGTATATATAGGCCAACATGTCACCATCACCATGTTAATTAGCCAGTACTAGCCACCTCTGCCTGCCTATGCCAATGGCTGCCACACGCCCAATCATCTGCGTGTGCGTGCCAGAGTGTAGTTGCTGGTGGGGTGACGCCCAGCCCAGCACGTCATGCCACCATGACGTTCGTCCAGCAGCTGTGCCACGTAACGAGCCTGCAGCGACGCTACATTGACCTCGCTAGTCGCTGCGTTGGCATACCGCCACCCGTATAGCCCGCTGTGTGCCGCCATCCTCGCTACACGGCAAACCAGTGGccagtaagagcaagtttaataggacAGCCTACttctaactccaaatcatctatagcctaattcatataatagtt
This region includes:
- the LOC127764739 gene encoding uncharacterized protein LOC127764739 translates to MWVCNATAALPPDCDLRQLARIEALVLLCSVVLALLVFLGSSRRYSGSAMVRFILWGAFAVSYPLAAYTIGLMQSTPMHHELFLVWSCFFLFVLASSDTITAYSLADVKSPGIILLNRGLQVIYVTILLQYYSNVLSAKLKLFVFGVWLVSLGKIALSALSYRQALQSEGLQRDNQLIADYMINQTESSHGGAEDPNTNTNTNPDPMVGYMYIVRGEETDNTVTEAPDYIKKIKKEDHNDKLVTVERVWQCKGWLLKSSDRRRDLCLSFALFKLLRRRCGNFPLAESGLAKTRNLVLNRLLEQGSTRAFQVIEVELGFLYDLFYTRYPFVCHAVTTTLPHLAMCAIMVTVGVLTLLSPALRHYHPTHHRSIMLYDINLDVVLTMAIIVLVIVLEAYQFVAVLFSDWQKVKVLCRYVLWPSSLQNNPFIEVLLGVLCYCGSGKYWTRKMRQYSIIRHAILGHPVKDWLSGVTRGWLDNLMFNSGKTRSAKLSGDLQNALASALKKSGGFLSDGCASLKGHKFEQMLSLGKACKHATCAHTILIWHIATYICDVKTRARASRAAAGGGDQQRRHREIAMSLSRYCAYLVSSAPELLPDHQYTTQTIAEAVLLDLRRCLHGCTSNEAAVLKLQDTAKLAIRTPNTSAPDSIHVLGVRLAEDLMKIGEAKRWEVLADFWAELMLFVTPADNAMAHVEHLTMGGELITHLWALLTHAGIVQRPSHATQSQSV